The proteins below come from a single Oceaniferula flava genomic window:
- a CDS encoding superoxide dismutase yields the protein MAHELPELGYSFDALEPHIDAKTMEIHHDKHHQAYVNGLNGALEGKEDLEGVSVEALIQNLDKLPADIQTPVRNHGGGHFNHSLFWKVIAPGGASAPSGDLAEAIDSSFGSLDAMKEAFGKAAATRFGSGWAWLMVKEDGSLGVGSTANQDNPLMGDFVGACGCKPILGLDVWEHAYYLNYQNKRPDYISAFWNVVNWDVVAENFSSAKCCGGGCGCS from the coding sequence ATGGCCCACGAACTACCAGAACTCGGATATTCCTTCGACGCGCTCGAACCTCACATCGACGCCAAGACCATGGAAATCCACCATGACAAACATCACCAAGCCTACGTCAACGGACTGAACGGTGCACTTGAAGGCAAGGAAGATCTCGAAGGCGTTTCCGTAGAAGCTCTGATCCAGAACCTCGATAAGCTGCCAGCAGACATTCAAACTCCTGTGCGCAACCACGGTGGCGGACACTTCAACCACAGCCTTTTCTGGAAAGTCATCGCTCCCGGCGGTGCTTCCGCTCCATCCGGCGATCTGGCCGAAGCCATCGACAGCTCATTCGGCTCCCTGGACGCCATGAAAGAAGCATTCGGCAAGGCTGCAGCCACTCGTTTCGGTTCCGGCTGGGCGTGGCTCATGGTAAAAGAAGACGGCTCCCTGGGAGTCGGATCCACCGCCAACCAAGACAACCCACTGATGGGTGACTTCGTCGGCGCCTGCGGTTGCAAGCCCATCCTCGGACTCGACGTCTGGGAACACGCCTACTACCTCAACTACCAGAACAAACGCCCTGACTACATCTCCGCATTCTGGAATGTGGTGAACTGGGACGTGGTCGCTGAGAACTTCTCCAGCGCCAAGTGCTGCGGTGGCGGTTGCGGATGCAGCTAG